One Chiloscyllium plagiosum isolate BGI_BamShark_2017 chromosome 34, ASM401019v2, whole genome shotgun sequence genomic window carries:
- the LOC122540111 gene encoding LOW QUALITY PROTEIN: mediator of DNA damage checkpoint protein 1-like (The sequence of the model RefSeq protein was modified relative to this genomic sequence to represent the inferred CDS: deleted 2 bases in 1 codon), with product MSILGLQLFTIYVHDLDEEIKNAVHLVSLIIIHPHVARGNCSSLFTCYLCAFQEVPLRNSSSPPNSTGSTVESEPWDIPLSVPSTNKGRKTFSGFKKAKPYSFLKHHKSGSFMLPPFNRRKPDKVKRRREMRAKDDHLKLEEPQIEEVSKQEPPDPIAETSVLSPVHGAEDATTASIFLKHLSQEPLVQQSLIQQPLTPDPLTPDARVQQPLTVEARVQQPLTVEARVQQPLTVEARVQQPLTVEARFRSPSLWRPAFSSPSLWSPAFSSPSLWSPAFSSPSLWRSAFSSPSLGSPAFSSPSLGSPAFSSPSLGSPAFSSPSLGPRVQQPLTLEPRVQQPLTVEPRVQQSLTPETRVQQPLTPEPLTPETRVQQPLTPETHVQQSLTPETRVQQSLTPETRVQQSLTPEARVQQSLTPEAHVQQPLTVEARVQQPLTVEARVQQPLTVEPLVQQPLVPQPLTESPCTGQDSSSMPATAANVMNETIKCEKVERQRTVFRQGKQVVFRDVDTTGNDEDIMVDSDDDSWDLVTCYCMKPFAGRPMIECNECGTWIHLSCAKIRKSNVPEVYVCQRCRDSKYDIRRSNRSRISCRKHFLD from the exons TCAAGAATGCTGTTCACTTGGTATCATTGATTATTATCCACCCACACGTTGCGAGGGGAAACTGCAGCAGCTTATTTACCTGTTATCTTTGTGCATTTCAGGAGGTGCCTCTGCGGAACAGTTCCAGCCCTCCCAACAGCACAGGCAGTACCGTGGAGAGTGAACCTTGGGACATTCCATTGTCTGTCCCTAGCACCAATAAAGGCAGAAAGACTTTCAGCGGTTTCAAAAAGGCCAAGCCATACTCATTTCTGAAACACCACAAATCCGGCAGCTTCATGCTGCCCCCGTTCAACCGCAGGAAGCCCGACAAGGTGAAAAGGAGGCGTGAGATGAGGGCAAAGGATGACCACCTAAAGCTAGAAGAACCACAGATTGAAGAGGTCAGCAAGCAGGAGCCACCTGACCCCATCGCAGAAACCAGTGTATTGTCTCCTGTCCATGGAGCAGAGGATGCGACAACAGCTTCTATTTTCCTGAAGCATCTCTCCCAGGAACCCCTTGTCCAGCAGTCCCTCATTCAGCAGCCCCTCACTCCAGACCCCCTCACTCCAGATGCCCGCGTTCAGCAGCCGCTCACTGTGGAGGCCCGCGTTCAGCAGCCGCTCACTGTGGAGGCCCGCGTTCAGCAGCCGCTCACTGTGGAGGCCCGCGTTCAGCAGCCCCTCACTGTGGAGGCCCGCTTTCGCAGCCCCTCACTGTGGAGGCCCGCGTTCAGCAGCCCCTCACTGTGGAGTCCCGCGTTCAGCAGCCCCTCACTGTGGAGTCCCGCGTTCAGCAGCCCCTCACTGTGGAGGTCCGCGTTCAGCAGCCCCTCACTCGGGAGCCCCGCGTTCAGCAGCCCCTCACTCGGGAGCCCCGCGTTCAGCAGCCCCTCACTCGGGAGCCCCGCGTTCAGCAGCCCCTCACTCGGG CCCCGCGTTCAGCAGCCCCTCACTCTGGAGCCCCGCGTTCAGCAGCCCCTCACTGTGGAGCCCCGCGTTCAGCAGTCCCTCACTCCGGAGACCCGCGTTCAGCAGCCCCTCACTCCGGAGCCCCTCACTCCGGAGACCCGCGTTCAGCAGCCCCTCACTCCGGAGACCCACGTTCAGCAGTCCCTCACTCCGGAGACCCGCGTTCAGCAGTCCCTCACTCCGGAGACCCGCGTTCAGCAGTCCCTCACTCCGGAGGCCCGCGTTCAGCAGTCCCTCACTCCGGAGGCCCACGTTCAGCAGCCCCTCACTGTGGAGGCCCGCGTTCAGCAGCCCCTCACTGTGGAGGCCCGCGTTCAGCAGCCCCTCACTGTGGAGCCTCTGGTTCAGCAGCCCCTTGTTCCACAGCCCCTCACAGAATCTCCATGCACAGGCCAGGACAGTTCTTCTATGCCAGCTACTGCAGCAAATGTGATGAATGAGACGATAAAATGTGAGAAAGTAGAACGACAGAGGACTGTATTCCGTCAAGGAAAGCAGGTTGTGTTCAGAGACGTGGACACAACTGGGAATGATGAAGATATCATGGTGGATTCTG ATGATGATTCCTGGGACTTGGTGACATGTTACTGCATGAAGCCGTTTGCTGGTAGGCCAATGATTGAATGCAACGAGTGTGGCACCTGGATCCACCTGTCCTGTGCCAAAATCCGCAAGTCCAATGTCCCAGAAGTGTACGTCTGCCAAAGGTGTCGAGATTCCAAATACGATATTCGCCGATCAAACCGATCTCGAATCAGCTGCAGGAAGCACTTCCTCGACTGA